A genomic segment from Nicotiana tabacum cultivar K326 chromosome 7, ASM71507v2, whole genome shotgun sequence encodes:
- the LOC107790875 gene encoding protein neprosin, producing MAKVCFYNVKMNMQVMFCLFLVSLCRDDAAAEAKQGMSLAAQKFEVQKHLNRLNKPAIKSIKSPDGDIIDCVHMSHQPAFDHPLLKNHTVQMMPNYHPEGLFRDGKLSTAKTKNEGSKSITQLWHLNGKCPEGTIPIRRTKKDDILRASSMKSYGRKKKHSTIPKPESGRPGLVSQTGHQHAIAYVEGDKYYGAKATINVWEPKIQQPNEFSLSQLWILGGSFDSDLNSIEAGWQVSPDLYGDNNTRLFTYWTSDAYQATGCYNLLCSGFIQINNEIAMGATISPLSSYHGSQYDISILVWKDPKEGNWWMQFGNDYVLGYWPGFLFSYLTDSASMIEWGGEVVNSESDGLHTTTQMGSGHFPDEGFGKSSYFRNIQVVDGSNNLRAPQDLGIYTEDNNCYDVQLGKNNDWGNYFYYGGPGRNPNCP from the exons ATGGCTAAGGTGTGCTTTTACAATGTGAAGATGAATATGCAAGTGATGTTTTGCTTGTTTTTGGTGTCACTATGTCGTGATGATGCAGCTGCTGAAGCTAAACAGGGGATGTCTCTTGCTGCCCAAAAGTTCGAGGTTCAAAAGCACTTGAATCGCTTAAACAAACCTgcaatcaaatccataaag AGCCCAGATGGTGATATTATTGATTGTGTTCATATGTCTCACCAACCAGCTTTTGATCATCCTTTGCTCAAGAATCACACTGTACAG ATGATGCCAAATTATCACCCAGAAGGGCTATTTCGTGATGGAAAATTGTCTACAGCAAAAACCAAGAATGAAGGTTCAAAATCAATTACTCAACTGTGGCATTTGAATGGAAAATGTCCAGAAGGAACAATTCCAATTAGAAGAACCAAAAAAGATGATATTTTAAGAGCAAGTTCCATGAAAAGCTATGGTAGGAAGAAAAAACATTCTACTATTCCTAAACCAGAGTCTGGTAGACCTGGCCTTGTTAGCCAAACTGGTCATCAG CATGCAATAGCCTATGTTGAAGGAGACAAATATTATGGTGCAAAAGCAACCATAAATGTTTGGGAACCTAAAATTCAGCAACCCAATGAGTTTAGCTTGTCTCAGCTTTGGATTCTTGGAGGTTCTtttgattcagatcttaatagcATTGAAGCTGGATGGCAG GTTAGCCCAGATTTGTATGGAGATAACAACACAAGACTTTTTACCTACTGGACT AGTGATGCTTATCAAGCCACAGGCTGCTACAATCTGTTATGTTCAGGATTTATTCAAATCAATAATGAAATAGCAATGGGGGCCACCATTTCCCCTCTTTCCAGCTATCATGGTTCCCAATATGATATAAGCATTCTTGTCTGGAAG GATCCAAAAGAGGGAAACTGGTGGATGCAATTTGGGAATGACTATGTATTGGGATATTGGCCAGgctttttattttcatatttaacAGACAGTGCTTCAATGATTGAATGGGGTGGGGAAGTGGTGAATTCAGAATCAGATGGACTTCACACCACAACTCAAATGGGGAGTGGCCATTTTCCAGATGAAGGTTTTGGGAAATCAAGCTATTTCAGGAATATACAAGTAGTTGATGGTTCAAATAATTTGAGAGCTCCTCAAGATCTTGGGATTTATACTGAGGATAACAATTGTTATGATGTTCAACTAGGAAAAAATAATGACTGGGGGAACTACTTTTACTATGGTGGACCTGGCAGAAATCCTAATTGTCCATGA